From a region of the Daphnia magna isolate NIES linkage group LG1, ASM2063170v1.1, whole genome shotgun sequence genome:
- the LOC116935583 gene encoding anaphase-promoting complex subunit 5 isoform X1, which yields MAARDSLPLTSFKLGYDDRVSPFKIAVLVFIREYCTARLAQLGMSPHSHYNSIPPFSSQQCKDFCLLSLELIQCYDVTWEDFEIILEPGHYNLSTKIISEFTRSLHQIVKDGASGLLDLGESLEKLLMEPAKGKPMIRRDSVLGIFIRKMVLQLDRMTFEGTVELSSNLATYLDKSNKSEDPLELVQVSRKQAELLVSQQLTMLQRNESLAHSPVNLQKIIDRILHENKDFAEANFLAHLNEMRCQDFSQAEKRLHQSYDQGTISIEGLIHSKLEDNLMNNKTFRHASLNMAFLHASFGHHELAVTALCETVALSGEAADHTCLQESLAWFCHLEENPEMRLKMMERLVTKSSESNLHYLASLGLAMWTQDCALAGVEPKRIFEYLHTNDVANCQHSLTDMTITCLALRAAIWSFYGYPRNALQVSQLLLTLHTGDPTKGNIYYNNEHMHMAVCNIALHLSRQGRYTDAESITKFAAGQYANFQQHSQIWKMTDLHVAFYRTLWLGQWDKAELIISQLAVFNRSESLAKMAHLMLCKGDTCQGKSVLNTLEERLSNVKEPSNHRMPNPGWRMGQKLRLQVQSMMLRSVLLSSRQNFVEALLQISQALDICKKHHMNLQLALVGMQSAEIQLMMNFTANALDLVRKHINIIYTHGSLFEQGMAIFLLARCLLAETGTKTCDSMEFKSKKAEIFPLLTRAKRIFNQIEAFHHVKDVIFLEALLYNHLGYEKERNTRAMVFKQLDELYPLRTSNSIQIFIGL from the exons atggcgGCGCGCGACAGTCTTCCACTGACTTCATTCAAATTGGGGTACGATGACCGAGTCAGTCCTTTCAAAATTGCTGTTCTCGTTTTTATTCGTGAGTATTGCACGGCGCGTTTAGCCCAGCTAGGCATGTCTCCACATTCCCACTACAACTCCATCCCTCCATTTTCATCCCAGCAGTGCAAAGATTTCTGCCTGCTTTCACTTGAGCTCATCCAGTGCTATGATGTTACATGGGAAGATTTTGAAATTATCCTCGAACCAGGACACTACAATCTTAGTACCAAAATAATTTCAGAATTCACTCGAAGTTTGCACCAAATTGTAAAAGATGGAGCTTCAGGACTACTTGATCTCGGAGAAAGTCTAGAAAAACTTCTTATGGAACCAGCCAAAGGTAAACCTATGATACGAAGAGACAGTGTATTGGGAATTTTTATTAGGAAAATGGTTCTTCAGTTAGACAGAATGACATTTGAAGGAACTGTTGAATTGAGTAGTAATCTTGCCACATATCTCGACAAGTCCAACAAAAGTGAAGACCCTCTAGAATTGGTCCAAGTGTCTAGGAAACAAGCGGAGTTACTTGTGTCACAACAGTTAACCATGCTGCAAAGGAATGAAAGCTTGGCTCACAGCCCTGTAAATTTACAGAAAATCATTGATAGGATTTTACATGAGAACAAGGACTTTGCAGAGGCAAACTTTCTTGCTCACCTAAATGAAATGAGATGCCAGGATTTTAGCCAGGCTGAAAAGAGACTCCATCAATCATATGACCAAGGAACAATTTCCATTGAAGGTCTTATCCATTCAAAACTAGAAGACAATTTAATGAATAACAAAACATTTCGCCACGCTTCACTAAACATGGCCTTCTTGCATGCTTCTTTTGGACACCACGAGTTGGCCGTTACGGCTTTGTGCGAGACGGTAGCCTTGTCCGGTGAGGCAGCTGACCATACCTGCCTTCAAGAGTCATTGGCGTGGTTCTGCCACCTAGAAGAAAATCCTGAAATGCGCCTAAAGATGATGGAGCGCCTCGTAACCAAGTCTAGTGAATCCAACTTACATTATCTGGCTTCACTTGGCTTAGCAATGTGGACACAAGATTGCGCTCTGGCAGGAGTAGAACctaaaagaatttttgaataCCTGCATACCAACGACGTGGCTAATTGTCAGCATTCGCTTACAGATATGACGATTACTTGTTTGGCTTTAAGAGCAGCAATTTGGAGTTTCTACGGCTACCCTCGAAACGCCTTACAG GTATCTCAGTTATTACTTACGCTGCACACCGGGGACCCAACAAAAGGCAATATCTATTACAACAACGAGCACATGCACATGGCCGTTTGTAACATTGCCCTACATCTTTCGCGACAAGGGCGTTATACTGATGCGGAATCGATAACCAAGTTCGCAGCTGGCCAGTACGCTAATTTTCAACAACATTCACAAATATGGAAGATGACAGATTTACACGTGGCCTTCTATCGAACACTTTGGCTTGGCCAGTGGGATAAAGCTGAACTAATTATTTCCCAGCTTGCCGTGTTTAATCGTTCTGAGAGCCTAGCAAAAATGGCGCATTTAATGTTGTGCAAGGGGGATACATGTCAAGGAAAATCGGTGTTGAACACTTTAGAAGAGAGGCTGTCGAACGTTAAAGAACCCAGTAATCATCGAATGCCAAATCCAGGATGGAGAATGGGTCAGAAACTAAGGCTTCAAGTTCAGTCTATGATGCTTCGCTCTGTGCTTCTTTCATCTCGACAGAATTTTGTCGAAGCATTGTTGCAAATCAGCCAAGCCTTGGATATTTGTAAGAAACACCATATGAACCTTCAGCTGGCATTGGTCGGGATGCAATCAGCAGAAATTCAG TTGATGATGAACTTCACTGCAAATGCGTTAGACCTAGTTCGCAAACATATCAACATTATCTACACGCATGGATCATTGTTTGAGCAGGGAATGGCTATATTTTTATTGGCTAGGTGCTTGCTTGCTGAAACCGGGACGAAGACGTGCGACTCTATGGAATTCAAAAGCAAGAAAGCTGAGA